The region GGCCGACATCATGGAGAGACTCGAGGACCTGGCAGCCGTCTATTTGATCAGCTCCTCGCCCGACGGCGATCGTTGGGTGATGCACGACCTGCTGCGCGCTTACGCCTCCACGTTGAGCGCATCCGAGCCTGTTCTCGCCCGCGAAGCTACGGATGCCAAGAACAGCTTGCTCCAGGACTTCTGTCTGCGAACCGTCTCTGCCGACAAGCACCTGCACGGCCAGCTGCTTGCAGACGTGCCGGACCTCTTCCCCGACCGTCATGCCGCACTTGCCTGGCTGGACTCCGAACATACTTCCCTCATACGGGCAATCCAGTGGGCAGAGAATGCAGAGCACAGCAATTTCGCAACCGCGCTGGGCGTCTGCGTCGATCGATATCTACAGCTTCAGCGGCATTTCACTGATGGGATACTGGTCTCCGAAACGCTACTGACGGCAGCCAGGCGGGACGAGGACCGGTTCCTGGAGATGATCGCGCTGACGACCTTGGGACATTCTCAGCACCAGTTGCGCCTATACCGCGAAACTGCCATTACTCATACCAAGGCACTACGTCTTGCATATTCCCTCAACGATCACAGCGCTCAGGCAACCGGCTGGAGCAATCTGGGCTACTGCATGCACGATTGGGGGCAACACGATATTGCAGCCGAGATGCTCGGACGCGCACAGGAGATGTTCTCCCAACTGGGCGACGAGCACCGAGAAGCGATGGCTTGGAACACGCTGGGTATGCCGCTTCTGGAACTTCGCAGGTTCGGTGAGGACGCGCAGGCCCACAGGAATGCTCAGAAAGCATTTCACCAGACAGGAGACCGGCAACGTGATGCAACTGCTTGGATCAATCTGGGCACAGCCCTGAGAGCGGTATCCGAATTCGAAGACGCCGTCAATGCATACATGAATGCCGCCGACCTCTTCGCCGAGCAACACGACCGGTATGGAGAAGCCTCGGCCTGGAACAACGTCGGCAGCCTCCTGATCAAACTTCGAGAATTCGAAACGGCATCAGAGATACTCCACAAGTGTGAAGCGGTATTTGTCTCCTTGCGCGAGTGGCACAGAGTGGGAGCTGCTCGATGGAATATCGCGCAGCTCCATGAATCACAAGGCCGAGTCCTCGACGCGAGAGCTGCGTGGAAATCTGCCGCAGATGCCTATGCCCTCGCTGGCGATGAAGAGCTGGCCACTTCGGCTCGCCAGAACGCCGAACAGCTCACCCCTACATCCCGAACTCGCACCACACCGACTTACCGGGGCACCGCTCCCCCGCCCCCCACCTGTCCGCCAGCCCCGCCACGATGAGCAGCCCCCGCCCCTCCTCGGCCTCCGGGTCGGGGTTCGGTGTGTGGATCTCGCCCGGCCCGCTGTCGTGGACCTCGACACGGAGTACGCGGTCGGTGGCCAGGGCCAGTTGGAGGAGGAAGCCCCTGCCCGGGGGTACGCCGTGCAGGAGGGCGTTCGTCGCCAGTTCGCTCACGCAGAGCAGCACGTCGTCGGTGCGCTCGGGTGTGCCCCAGTCGGCGAGGGCCTCGCGGGTGAAGCCGCGGGCCAGGCGTACCGACCTGCGGTCGCGGCGGTAGAACGCCTCGCGGGTGTGGAGGAGTTGGGGTTGTGCGTTCATGAGGCCACTGTCACAGGGAGTGACTAGTGTGGGGCAGTACGTGAGGTCGTAGTTCCGATTACTACGACTCCACTACGAGGAGTCCGGGTGGCGACGGGGGAAAGGGACGGGCATGCATTCGGCGAAGAGGCCCAGGCGGGGTAGTTCATGGCAGGCGATCGGGGCGGGGGTCGCCCACTTCCGGCGGCGGGCGGGGCTGACGCAGGAACAGTTGGCCGAGCGCGCGAACATCCACGTCGACACCGTGCGCTCCATCGAGCAGGGGCGCCTGGCGCTGCAACCCGACCGGGCCGAGCAGTTCGATGAACTGCTGGACACGGGTGGGGTGTTGGCCGTCATGGCGGCCAAGGTGCCGGTGCGGGAGCGGGTCGTGCAGTTCGCGCAGGGGCTGGTCGAGCACGAGCAGGAGGCGCTCAGTCTTCTGTCGTACGAGACCCAGGCGATTCCGGGGTTGCTTCAGACTCCGGAGTACTGCCGTGCCGTCTTCGACTACCGATACCCGGCGCTCGGGTCCGAGACGGCCGAACAGTGGGTGAACGCCCGCATGGAACGGCAGTTGGTCTGGCAACGGGAACAGCCCCCGGTCGGGCACTTCGTCCTGGATGAGAGCATCCTGCGGCGGGAAGTCGGCGGCCGGGAAACGATGCGCGGGCAGATCCGCACGATCCTCGAAGCGTGCGAGCCCGTCCACATGAGCGTCCAGGTCATGCCCATGAACCGCGCCCCACACGCCTGTCTCGACGGCCCCATGGTGCTCCTCGAAACCCCTGACCACGAGCGGCTCGTGTACCTGGAGGTGCAGCGTGCCAGCTTCCTCGTCGACGATCCCGACGAGGTCAGTAACTACCATCTGAAGTATGGAATGCTGCGTTCACAGGCCCTCTCTCCCGACGAGAGCGTGCGCCTCCTGGACGGACTGCTAGGAGAGTCATGACCACCGCAGTACGGCAGCAGGACCGAACGGACGACACGGCGTGGTTCAAGTCCAGCTACAGCGGCAGTGAAGGCGGCAACTGCCTCGAAGTCGCCGCCCACACCTCCGCCGTCCACATCCGGGACTCCAAGAACCCCTCCGGCCCCGTCCTCACCGTCGCCCCCGGTACCTGGGCCGCGTTCCTGGATCGGGCGTAGCCGGTATGGACGACACCGAGTGGGTCATCATCACCTCGTACGCGAACGCTCCCGGGCGACCCGACCCCCTTGCCGCCGTGCGGGCTTGACTGCGGGAGCGCGGTATCGACTGGATGCCGTTCGGGCCGGACGAGGTGCGGTTCGACCTCGCCTGCGGGCCGGGAGGCGATGGGCGCTGGCACGGATGGTTCACCGTGTACGTGGCCGCGGACGCGCTCCGCAGGCTCGGGCTTCATCCCGCGCGGTCGGCCTCGCCCCATGACGGATTCTCGCCGCCCGCCTGGTGGCACGCCGCCGGGGAGCGGTACGGCCGTCGGTGGCCCGTCCCGCCGGGATATCCCGGTGCGGGGTCCCCGTTCGAGAGTTAGCCTCCGTCCATGACCTGGCTCCCCCGCGACTTCGCACACCCGCCGCACGTCGACGTACCCGGCGGGTATCACCTGCGGCCGATTCGCGGGACCGACGCCGCCATCGACTACCCCACCGTCATGGGTTCGCGCGAGCGGCTGTGGAGCATCTTCGGGGAGGCCTGGGGATGGCCGGCCGCGACCATCACGTACGAGGCCAATCTCGCCGATCTGGAGCGGCACGCCGCCGAGGCCGACGCCCACGAGTCGTTCAACTACGTGCTGCTCAACGAGGACGAGACCGTCGAACTCGGGTGCGTCTACATCGATCCGCCCGAGAAGGCCGAGGCCGACGCCGAGATCTCCTGGTGGGTCGTGGACAGTGCCGTGGGGAGTGCGGTCGAGCAGGACCTCGACGCTCTCGTACCTCGGTGGATCGCCGACGACTGGCCCTTCGTCAAGCCTCGGTTCATCGGACGGGATCTGTCCTGGGCGGAGTGGCTGCGGCTGCCTGACGCGTCCGCGTGACCCCGACGTGTTCGGTCCGGGCGAACCGGCTGGCCTGATAGGCGTGGCCGGTTTTCGCCCCTTGTGGGTGTGCTCACGGCGTTCCCATAATCCTTCAACAGATTTTGACCAGCTCATGCCAGCAAAAGCACGAGCTCTTTCCGTTCGCTTGGCATGGCCCTGACATTTCTGCGTATGTCCAACCCCCACGGAAGGCATCACGTTGAAGAAGTTCGTCACCGCGTTCAAGAGAGCCGCTGCCGCCGGCGCCGCCGCACTCGCGATCATCAGCCTTCAGCCCCTCTCGTCCGCCCAGGCCGCCCCCGCTCCCGTCGTCGGCGGGACCCGTGCCGCGCAGGGCGAGTTCCCCTTCATGGTCCGGCTCTCCATGGGCTGTGGCGGCGCGCTCTACACGCAGCAGATCGTGCTCACCGCCGCGCACTGTGTGAACGGCTCGGGCGCCAACACGAGCATCACGGCCACCGCCGGTGTCGTGGACCTTCAGTCCACCTCCGGCCGGGTCCAGGTCAAGTCCACCCGGGTCCTCCAGGCCCCCGGCTACAACGGCACCGGGAAGGACTGGGCGCTGATCAAACTCGCCCAGCCGATCAACCTGCCGACGCTGAAGATAGCCACCACCACGCAGTACAACACCGGGGACTTCACCGTCGCCGGGTGGGGTGCGGCCCGTGAGAACGGTGCCCAGCAGCGGTACATGCTCAAGGCCACGGTGCCGTTCATCAGTGACGCCACCTGCAAGGCGTACGGCGGTCTCTACAGCGGGCTCGTCGCCGGCGACGAGATCTGCGCCGGGTTCGCGGCGGGCGGTGTCGACACCTGCCAGGGTGACTCCGGTGGCCCGATGTTCCGTAAGGACAACGCCGGTGCGTTCGTCCAGGTCGGGATCGTCAGCTGGGGTGACGGGTGCGCTCGCGCGAATGCGCCCGGCGTCTACAGCGAGGTCTCGACGTTCGCCTCCGCCATCGCCTCGGCGGCGTCGACGCTCTGACGCGGGTCTGCAGCATCTTCCGTACGACGTTCACGGGTCCGGCGCTTATCGGCGCCGGGCCCGTGCCCGTGTCTGTACCCGTAGCGGATTGCGTTGCCAGAGTGCGTCGCCCCCGCCGCCCTTACCCGTCCCATCCTCGGGGGCGCTGCCCCCGAACCCCCGCTCCTCAAGCTCCCCCAAGCACTCCACAAGCGGCCCCCTGGGGCCAGGCCGGTGAATCAGAACCCCCCGACGAAGTCGCCGCCGCCCCCGAAGTCGCCGCCGCCGCCGAAGTCCCCTCCGCCGAATCCGCCGCCGAAGTCGCCGGGGTCGAAGTCCGCGCCGGACATGTCGCCGCCGTCGTAGCCGGCGAAGTCTCCGTATCCGGCGCCGTAGTCGGCCGCGTAGGACGGGGTTGCCATCATGCTGCCGAGCATCGTGCCGACGAGGAGGCCGGGGAGGATGCCGCCGCCGAAGTAGCCGCCCGCCCAGGGGCCGTACGCCGGGCCCGCGTCCCAGTAGGGGCGGGGGCCTGACACGGTCTCCACCTCGCGGAACGCGGGGTCCAGGCCGTCGGCCAGGCGGGCGCGGTCGGCGGCGCAGACCGGGACCTCGCGGGGTGCGCCGCCCGCCGGTGTCCAGGTCGCGTCGGCCACCGAGGGGCCGTGCCGCGGGTCGAAGAAGCAGGGGCCCCGGCGCTCGGGCAGCGGACGGCCCTCGCGGCGGGCGGCCAGTTGTGCGAGCGAGAACCGGCCGTCCTCCAGTGCCTGCGTCACCGCCCGCACCTCTTCCGGCCGCCGGGTCGCCGCCATCAGCGATTTCGCCTGCTCGTACGCGTCCAGCGCCCGCTCGTAGTCCGCGCGCATCGCGTCGTCGGCGCCCGCTTCGGCCGGATGGAAGTCGAGTCGGTCCAGTTCCTCGCCGAACGCGGTGATGTCCTCGTCGACGACGACCGTCAGCTGGGCGAGCGCGGCCCGCCGCTCGTCCTCGCGCCGCGCGCGGTTGCGCCGGACCAGTGCGTACGCGCCGGCACCGCCGGCCGCCAGCACCGCGCCGACGGTGATCAGCGCCCCCGTGTTCACCCCACCGCCAGCGCCCGAGCCGCTCCAGGTGGCCGGCGCCGAACCGCCGACGTCGCCGCGCAGGGCCGCGTCGACGAAGTCGTTGAGCTGGGCCTTCGTGTCGCCCGCACTCCGGACCGCCGTCACGAGGTTGCGGACCCCCGCCCGGCTGAGCACACTGCTGTCGGCCCGCGCGTCGAAGCGGTCGCCGAGCCGAACGGCGTACAGGCCGGTGACGCCTGTTTCCGTGCGGAGGTTCGTCCAGAAATTCTGGGTCGGATAGCCGGCCGGGAGGACGGCCACGAACACGGGTTTGTCCGCGTCCTTGATCTTGGCGGCGAGCGCGTCGGCGTCCGACGCGGACAGCAGGCCGGAGGCGGCCGGGTCCACGTACACCGGGCCCGCCCGCAGCGCCTCAGCGACCTTGGAGAGGCCGGTGGCCGCGTGCGCGCCGGAGGCGGCCGTGAGTAGGGCGAGTACCGCGAGTGTCACGACGAAGGGCACCAGCAGCAGGCGTACGAAAGGGCGGACCACTACGGCCTTCATATCTTCGAAGCTACCTGACGAAGGGGGGAAATGGGCATGAAACAGACATTGGTCCTGGTGGGGCCCCCGCTTACCTCGCCACTCCTTCTCTTCCTTCCCTCCCCACCAGAACCGCAGTCATACCCCGCTCAGGCCGCCCGGTACGCGGCCCTCAGCTTCCCCACGGCCGCGGCGTACCGACCGGTCAGCAGCAGATGGTCGGCGTCGGCGAACGGCTTGGCGGCGGCCGAGGTGATGTGCTGCCCGATCTTCGCCTGCGCGATCAGCCGCGCCTCGGTGACGACCGCGCGTCCCGCCTTCCCGTCGTGGGACCGCTCGGCCACGCTCGCCGCTGCCGCCAGCGCCTTAAGGGTCCTGTCCCCACCCTCCGCGACCCTGATCTTGGTCGTGAGTCCCCAGCCGTACGGGAACTGCGGATCGTACGTCGCGTCACCCACGTTGATCGGCAGCTGAGCCTCCGACTTCGGCCAGGTGAGCGGGAGTTGGCCGGTGAACGCGCGCCTGCCGTAGAGCACGTCGGCGACGCCGTCGCCCTCGGTGCCCGGCAGCCAGGAGGCGACCAGGGCGTCGATGTCACCGAGCCGGTCGCCGATGAGCTGGGGGCGCCCGGCGACCACCAGCACCGCGCACCTCATCGCCGCGCACACCTTGTCGACCGCTGCCTTGTCTGCGGCGCCCAGCTCCAGGTCGTTGCCGTTGCCGACGTCTCCGACGCCCTCGGCGTACGGGGTCTCGCCGACGACCACCACACCCACGTCATAGCCGGTGGTCGGGGCGGAGGCGTCCTTGGAGTAGGTGATGTCGCCGCCCGCTTTCCGCATGCCCTCCAGGACGGTCGTGCCCTCGGTAATGTGCCCGGAGGAGCCCTGCCAGGTGACGGTCCAGCCTCCGGCCTGGTTGCCGATGTCATCGGCGTTGGACCCGGCGACGTACACCTTCTGGGACTTGCTCAGCGGCAACAGGCCGTGCTCGTTCTTCAGCAGCACCTGGGACTTCGCCGCCAACTGCCTTGCCACCGACCGGTGTTCGACCGAACCGATGTCCGCCGCCCCGCTCGTGTCGGCGTACGGCTTCTCGAAGAGGCCGAGCTTGAACTTCTGGGTGAGGATGCGGGACACGGCGTCGTCGATCCGTTTGACGCTGATCCGGCCGGCGTTCACCTCGGCGACGAGGGTGGTGTGGAAGTCCTGGTAGGCGTTCGGGACCATGATCATGTCGAGGCCCGCGTTGACGGACGTACGGACGTCGGAGGCGTAGTCGCCGGGGATCTGGTCGATGGCCTGCCAGTCACTGATGACGAAGCCGTCGAAGCCCATACGGCCCTTCAGCACGCCGTTGATCATGTCGGCGCGGGCGTGCATCTTCACCGGTCCCTGGCCGTCCCCCGCGATGTCGAGGGAGGAGTAGGACGGCATGACCGAGCCGACCCCCCGGTCGATGGCGTCCTGGTACGGGGCCAGGTGCACCGCCTCCAACTGCTGCCGGGTGACCTGGGTGACGCCCTGGTCGATGGTGTACGAACCGGTGGTGGAGGAGCCGTATGTCGTGCCGCCGTCGCCTACGAAGTGCTTGGCGGTGGCGAGGACCTTGTCGTTGTCCTTCAACTGCGTGCCGTTCGCGCGTCCTTGGAGGCCCTGGATCACCGTCTCCATCGACTCGACGAGCGCCGGGTCCTCACCGAACGACTCGTACGTCCGCCCCCATCGTTCGTCACGGGCCACGCAGAGACAGGGCGCGAAGTCCCAGGGGATGCCGGTGGCGCGGACCTCGGCCGCCGTCACCTTCCCTGCTCTGTAGGCGAGTTGGGGGTCGCGGGCAGCCCCGATGCCGATGTTGTGCGGCAGGATCGTCGCGCCGACCAGGTTGTTGTGACCGTGCACCGCGTCCACCCCGTAGATCAACGGGATCTGGAACCGCGTTGCCTGCGCCCGGAGTTGGAAGTCGTCGATCATCTTCGCCCAGGCCGCCGGGGTGTTGGGCGTGGGCGTCGAACCGCCGCCCGAGAGCAGCGAACCCAGGTCGTAGGAGGCGATGTCACCGGGTGTCGCCGCGACAGCGCCACGCTCGGCCTGGGTCATCTGACCCGCCTTCTCCGCCAGGGACATCCGGGAGAGGAGGTCGGCGACGCGCTGCTTCACCGGCAACTTGCCGTTCAGATACGGGAGTCCGTGGGCGTCGATGACGATCTGCGGGGTCTCCGTAGGGCCCTTGGCTCCGGTCACCGTGAGCTTGAGGGGGATCGTCTCCGCCGGCTCCGCCGACCTGTCCTTCCGGGTCGGGACCTGGATCGTGCGGGAGGCGCCGGAGGCGGTGCCCGCCGGGAAGGTGAACTCGCCGCGGACGGGCGTGTAGTCGGTGCCGTCCGATGCCGTGCCGCCGGTCGCCGTCTCGTACGTGACCGTCACGGAGTCGGTGAGCGGGGCGGAACCGGTCGTGCCGAGGGTGACGCGGACCTTCGCCGTGCCGCCCTCCTTCACCGGGTACACGGCTGAGTCGGTGGTGACGGACGCGCGCAGCGACTGGTCCGCCTTGCCGTACAACTCGACGCCGTCCATGGCGAATCGGCCGCTGATCCCGACGGGGAGGGTGAGCGCGTATCCCCAGGTCGCGGTGAGGCCGAGGATCTGGTCGATGCCGCCGACAGGCTGGTAGTCCGTGCGGTAGACGAAGTCGGTGAAGGGGAGCTCGATCCGCTTCCAGCCGGTGAAGTCGTCGGTGAAGGAGGTCGTCCAGAGTTCGGAGGCCTCGCCGTTGGCGCCGCCGTCCTTCAGCTCGAAGTTGACCTTCTTGCCGTTGCTGCGGCCCTCCCACCAGAAGCGGATGCCCTTGCTCGCCGACCAGTCGTGGGCCGGTTCGGCGAAGGCGAAGTCGTGGGTGAAGCCCCCGTAGCCGCTGATGTCGTAGGTGCCGGTGAGGACCTTGGCGCCCTCGGGGGCGTCCGCCCTTTCGGTGAGGGCGAGTTGGGGCGGATCGTCGCTGTCGCCGCCCCAGGTGAAGATGCCGTCGGCGGGCGGGGACGCGAAGGGGACCTCACCCTCGAAGCGGTCCACCGGGACGGGGGCGGGAGCGGGATCGTCCGCCCCGGCCGCCGTGCCCGCGGCGGTCAGGGGCAGCAATCCGGTCAGCAAAGTGGCGCAGACGAGCAGGGCGGTTCGTCGCATGGACCTTCCCTCGGCTCTCGGGATCCTTGAGTCCTTGAGTCCTTGAGTCCACTTGAACACCTTGCGTGTACTCACGGCTTGGAACACGCCGCGAGTCAACAAGTGCCCCTCGGGGCCGTCAAGGTGCCGAACCGGCCGCGCGCCACTTTGCCCGGATCGAGTCGCCCTACTTCGCGGGCTCCACTCCCGCCCGCAGCAGCCCGTACGTGTAGGCGTCCGCCAGTGCCTCCCAGGACGCGGCGATCACGTTGTCGGCGACGCCCACCGTGGACCACTCGCCCTTGCCGTCCGAGGTGGAGATGAGGACGCGGGTCGTGGACTGCGTGCCGTGCTTCCCCTCCAGGATGCGGACCTTGTAATCGACCAGTTCCAGCTTGGCGAGCGGCGGGTAGATCTTCTCCAGGGCCACCTTCAGGGCGCGGTCGAGAGCGTTCACCGGGCCGTTGCCCTCCGCGGTGGCGACGATGCGCTCGCCCTTGGCGAAGAGCTTTACGGTGGCCTCGTTCGCGTGGCTGCCGTCGGGGCGGTCCTCGACGATCGCGCGCCAGGACTCGACCTCGAAGTACGTACGGGCCCTGCCCTCGGCCTCCGCGCGCAGCAGCAGCTCGAAGGACGCGTCGGCCGCCTCGAACGTGTAGCCCTGCAGCTCGCGCTCCTTCACCCGCGCGACGACCCGGCCGACCAGCTCGCGGTCGTCGCCCAGGTCGACGCCGAGTTCCTTGCCCTTGAGTTCGATCGAGGCGCGGCCCGCCATGTCGGAGACCAGCATCCGCATGGTGTTACCAACCTGCTCGGGGTCGATGTGCTGGTAGAGGTCGGGGTCGACCTTGATCGCCGAGGCGTGCAGGCCGGCCTTGTGGGCGAAGGCCGAGACACCCACATACGGCTGATGCGTGGACGGTGTCAGGTTGACGACCTCGGCGATGGCGTGGGAGATGCGGGTCATCTCGCGCAGCATGCCGTCGGGGAGGACCTTCTTGCCGTACTTCAGCTCCAGGGCCGCCACGACCGGGAACAGGTTGGCGTTGCCGACGCGCTCGCCGTAGCCGTTCGCCGTGCACTGGACGTGGGTCGCGCCCGCGTCGACGGCGGCGAGGGTGTTGGCGACCGCGCAGCCCGTGTCGTCCTGGGCGTGGATGCCGAGACGGGCGCCGGTGTCGGCGAGGACCGTGGCGACGACCGCCTGGACCTGGGCCGGGAGCATGCCGCCGTTGGTGTCGCAGAGGATGACGACATCGGCGCCGGCCTCGGACGCGGCCCGGACGACGGCCTTGGCGTACTCGGGGTTCGCGCGGTAGCCGTCGAAGAAGTGCTCGCAGTCGACGAAGACGCGGCGGCCCTGGGAGCGCAGGTGGGCGACGGTGTCGCGGACCATCTCCAGGTTCTCGTCGAGGGTCGTGCGCAGCGCCAGTTCGACGTGCCGGTCGTGGGATTTGGCGACCAGGGTGACGACGGGTGCGCCGGAGTCCAGGAGGGCCTTGACCTGCGGGTCCTCGCTCGCTTTGGCGCCGGCTCGGCGGGTGGCGCCGAAGGCCACCAGCTGGGCGTGCCGGAAGTCGATCTCCTGCTGGGCACGGGCGAAGAACTCGGTGTCGCGCGGGTTGGCGCCCGGCCAGCCGCCCTCGATGAAGCCGACGCCGAAGTCGTCCAGGTGCCGTGCGATGGCCAGCTTGTCGGCGACGGTGAGGTTGATGCCCTCGCGCTGGGCGCCGTCGCGCAGGGTGGTGTCGAAGACGTGGAACGAGTCGTCGAGTTCGCTGGGTTCCGTCATGATCTCAAGGCTCCTGAGGATGTCGATCTCGGTCTGTACCGGAATGACCGGCTCCACCGTCCCCCAATGATCCCTCGCGCTTCTTCTCCGGCTGAAGGTGGGCCAGAAAAGCGAAAAACCCCTCGCGGGTGCGAGAGGTCTGCGCGCGGGTCGAAGACGACGATGGCCGCCCGTACCGGGTAGTACGAGGCGGTCACTGCGGACCGGCGCGCCTGCTGCCAATAATCGTGGCGAACGAGAGCACGGACGCAGTCTGGCACAGACCGCGCCCGCGCTCACCCTCCGTCTCAGGATGCGAGCACTGGGCTGATCACTGGACTGATCACCGCAGGTGCCGTACGAACGCGTCGGCGCCGTCGTCAGGTTTCGTGGTTCTGAGCAGTGAGCGGCTCGCCACGCCTCTCTCCGACGTGGACACCTCAGTGCTTGCACAGAACGAATGGCGCCAGGTCCACTCGTACGGCATCACCACGTTGGGCGGACTGCTCTTCAACGCATGGGACTGATCACCAAGCGAAGCCGTTGAACGACAAGCTGAGCTTGTGTCTTTTGACCTCGGCTGCGTCCCCATCACGTGGAACGGGAGAGTTGCTCGCGCACCCAGGCAGGAGCGGGGTTGGTGTGCGGCCGGCCCGCGACGATGACAGTCGGCACGGTCTCGTTGCCGCCGTTGGCTGCCCTCACCACTGCGGCCGCAGCCGGGTCCCGCCAGATGTCGACCCAGTGCATCTGGCGGGCGCTGCGGCCCAGCCGGATGCGCAACCGCATGCAGTACGTGCAGCCGGGGCGCCAGAAGACGACCGGCCGGCCGTCGACAGAGCTGCGGAGTTGTGCCTCCTGCGCGCTGATCGACCTCGGGAAGAGCAGAGGCGAGTTCACGCCTGCGAGCAGCACAAAGAACAGCAGGGGGGCGACGGCTGCACCCGGGCTCCCGTCGGCGATCCGCCCAGCCGCAAGGAGTGAGCCGACGAGAACCAGCAGCATCGGCAAGAGCCAGGCGCGCATCATGAGGATGAAGGCTACCGACGAGTCGAACTGGCCCTCGGAGTGGGCCACTTTCCGGCGAATCCGCAGGTGAAGAACCGAGTTCGACGGACGATCCGAGGACAGCGGCACAGCGGCATACCTGCGGGACGTCTATGCGTCGGGCTCAGGCGTGGCCCTCAGATAACGACCCCAGATCTGGGCCTTGCGATAGGGGCCCTCCCCGCTGCTGTCGTACTGCGGCGTGTCAAAGGCGACCCAGTACAGCAGCTCCCCCTTGAGTGCCTGGGCATGCTCGTTGGGTTCGGGTGCGCTCATCGCATCGATCGTTCCAGCGGACTCGACCTGCCAAGGACCGTCCCAGTCCTGAGCGCGAACGACCCTGACCCGACTGCCCGGTGCCAGTGCTCCCGTCGGCCATGTCTGGCTCAAGGGACGGCCGAGGATGTGCTCGATCGCCTGGCGGTCGTCCACGTCTGAGGGAAGCGGGCCATAACCGTCTGTCATGTCGCTCACTCTGCCCGCACCACCTCCAGGATCGCCAGAAGATAAACCACACTCAGCGGATGTCCCAGAACGCGCAGTGGTGCCGGGGCTGCCCCGTCGGGGTGGGCACGACGTGGTCCGGTGCCAGGGTCTGGACCGTGTTCCGGGGCCAGTGCGGTGTTGACGGGCCGTTCGGGTCGGCCGTGCGCGCGAAGCCGGTCCAGTAGTCGATCATGGTGTCGGCCAGCCGGTGCTGTGCGGCTGTCATGTCGCGGGGGCGTCCGCCCAGGTCGAAGAGGTAGGGCAGTTCACTCGCGTGCGGTGCGCCGAGCGGGAACGGCGGCTTGCCCGGGGTGAGGGGCGGGGCGTGCTCGTCGGCGAACTCGTAGCGCCAGACGGGTACTTGGGCGGAGAGCAGGCTGTCGGTGCGTGCCGTCGGGCAGGCGAAGTCGGCGTCGCCGATGACTGCGCCGAACACCGGACCCCCGTCCGTACGGTGCACCGGGTACTCGCGCACGATCGACTGCGCCTGCCCCGGGGACGGGAAGAAGGTCGCCGCCACGTCGGGCCAGGTGTCGGGGGTTACGGGATAGCCGGCCTGAATGATCCCGGCGGCCCAGCCGTTGCCCTCGTCGTGGTTGTTGCCGATGAGGACGGGGACGTGGTGGAATCGGCCGGTGGCGATCGCCTCCCCGGGGTCGCCGGGCAGCAACGGGGTGGTGTGAGCGGGCTGTTGGTCGGCTTCCTGGGCCGCCAGGAGACGGGAGACGTCCACGCGCCGCAGACAGGACAGGGCGTCGCGGGCGGATCCGCAGCCGACCTTCGCCGCGAGGTCCGCGCCCGTGGCCCGCGCCGTGGACAGGGGAACGGAGGACGGCGCGAACAACCGGTCGGGGCGGCCTGTGCACGGGCCGCTCTCGATGATCGCCCGGTCGAAGAGCCCCGCCGCCGAGGGTGAGGTGAGCTGGGCGCAGACGCTGTAGCCGCCCGCCGACTCGCCGGCCAGCGTCACGTTGTGCGGGTCGCCGCCGAAGGCACCGATCCCGGCGCGGACCCAGCGCAGCGCCGCCTGCTGGTCGGCGAGGCCGAAGGTGCCCGACCCGGGCAGCCCGGAGTGCGCGAGGAAACCGAGGGCCCCGAGACGGTAGTTCACGGTGACCACCACGACGCCGCCCCGGGTCGCCATGCGGTGGGCGTCGT is a window of Streptomyces sp. B21-083 DNA encoding:
- a CDS encoding carboxylesterase/lipase family protein codes for the protein MHRVLTMLGCAVTAVLATAWSAAPPTTPATSVAATTVRTHDGLVRGAAHDGYRTFEGIPYAAPPVGGLRWAPPHRPPPWPGVRDATRPAGACPQPAGEVPGGSTDEDCLHLNVTTPDGAEPAHPRPVIVWLHGGGFTTGAGSSYDAHRMATRGGVVVVTVNYRLGALGFLAHSGLPGSGTFGLADQQAALRWVRAGIGAFGGDPHNVTLAGESAGGYSVCAQLTSPSAAGLFDRAIIESGPCTGRPDRLFAPSSVPLSTARATGADLAAKVGCGSARDALSCLRRVDVSRLLAAQEADQQPAHTTPLLPGDPGEAIATGRFHHVPVLIGNNHDEGNGWAAGIIQAGYPVTPDTWPDVAATFFPSPGQAQSIVREYPVHRTDGGPVFGAVIGDADFACPTARTDSLLSAQVPVWRYEFADEHAPPLTPGKPPFPLGAPHASELPYLFDLGGRPRDMTAAQHRLADTMIDYWTGFARTADPNGPSTPHWPRNTVQTLAPDHVVPTPTGQPRHHCAFWDIR